The DNA segment CCTAAAATAAAACTTTTTAGGCAATGTATTCACACTTCTACATTAATATTGTTAATTTTTTTTAACATGAATGTCCGATTTCGCGCGTATCTCGGCTCTACCCCATCTTCGCTACCTACATCAATGAATGTGAAGAAGCGGGAGAAAATGTGAAAGCATCGGCAGCTCACCGTATGCGCCATAGTGTCAATATGTTTAATACTATTTACAATCATCAGAGTCAGGCTAGTAAAAGCAAGAGTATCAATTCTTTCTTACTAACGGCTGTCAATCTTTAAATGATCGTTTCTCTAATATTCAACCTCAGTGAAGCATAAAGAAAATGATGAAAACTAGACAAGTGGACAGGTAGAAAAATTGGTAGAGTCGATGCACTTTAAAGTAATTTTATTCACTAACAAAAAAATACAATCTCCCTGTCTGCCTGTCTCCCTGTCAGTCGTCACCTATTTTTATAGTTCACGGATGGTGTAATTGAGGGGGAGCTTCTTCTTTTTCCCTGCTTCTGAATTAAGATAAACTGATATGAATATAATGTCTATTTTAAAACAGACAAATGCAAAAGTATTCAATTAAAGAATTACAGGATAGATACGAACTTAAAACTCGACAGTCCGTGTACGACCGCCTAAACGCTGTCAAAGCTGAAGTTTTGAAAGAAGGTAATAGAAGCTACGTCACTGAAGATGTAATTACTATACTTGATCAATTACAGGAACACTTAAAGTTAGGAGGAAGTATTAAAACCTTTACTCCCACTATTAAAGCAGCTGTCTATACACAAATAGACAGTGTCAATTCTAATTCAGACAATTTAACTGTTAATTCAGAAATAGACAGTGTCAATTCTAATTCAGACAATTTAACTGTTAATTCAGAAATAGACAGTATCAGTTCTCCACTAGACAGTGACGTTAAATATCTCCAATTAGACTTATCTGAGTTTACACTGGAAAAAATAGTCCTGAAAATTATAAAACAAATTCAACCCTCAAATCCTATTAATCATTGGGAAAAATTAGATCAAGCAGTGGAACGTGGTTACATTCTTAGTACCAAAGAGGTGACAGAGTTGTTAGGAACTAAACCTAACGGTAAAGAATGGACTAGAGGTGCTTTTAAATTTATCCGTTTTGGTAAAATCGGCAATCAGGCTGGGTGGCAGGTTACTCGTATTTAAGCCGTTAGTTATCTCTATGGGAAAAATATTATTTTGGTGAGATCGATCGTAACGGACAGGGGTAGAGCCGAGATACGCGCGAAAAAGGTAACGATTGTATTTAAAGTGGCTGAAACAACGCAAATCTCGATTTCATCATTTTGACTATGCTCATTTCATCATTTTAGTTATATCGATATTAGCAAAATGATTATTGATGCTAGTAATGATTATGAGGACGGTAAAAATCAAAATCGTCTCCGTCAAGAGGATATAGAGAAAATAGTCAGCACTTGGCGCAAGCGGGAAAATGTCCATAAGTACGTCTATCTTGCGACTTTTAATAAGTTAAAGGAAAATGACTTTAATCTCAATATCCTTCTCTATGTCGATACCTTTGAGGAGGAGGAAGATATTGATATAAAAGCGGTGCAGGAGGAAATTAAAGCTATTGAAGGGGAGTTAGTGGAAGTTAGGGGCAAAATGGACGCTT comes from the Geminocystis sp. NIES-3708 genome and includes:
- a CDS encoding N-6 DNA methylase, with amino-acid sequence MIIDASNDYEDGKNQNRLRQEDIEKIVSTWRKRENVHKYVYLATFNKLKENDFNLNILLYVDTFEEEEDIDIKAVQEEIKAIEGELVEVRGKMDAYLQELGLI